A region of the Phaseolus vulgaris cultivar G19833 chromosome 11, P. vulgaris v2.0, whole genome shotgun sequence genome:
AAAGTTTCTCGTAACTTTTTAGATGGGTGAAAAGGatagtaaaaaaagaaataaatcaattacattaaaacattttatattaattaaaaataatttaacccaaaataaattctattatttttattaaaatgatttatttattattattttatattttttatgtcatGAAAACATTTAATCTTTTAAgaacataaaagagaaaaatgtaaaACCGAGATAATCTCCTCACCTTTTCTTGCCTGGCAGAAAATACTTTTAggttaaagaaaatatataaaaaaaaatttcttatttCATCTCTCAAACAAATGATGAAATTTGacatttctatttttatttacttttcttaataaaaaaaaatacacagatatagtatttgttaaaaaagtattttatcaCTCCATCAtggtaaatttttttaaaaccccatttttaagattaatttaatttatgaagtaaagaaaatttcattaaaacacTTCACATAGTATTAAAGGATACGGATACCAGAGTTTcagaaggatcctaatattaattgtgaGTCTTTTTTAATTATCAGATGTAGATGTTTCTCTTTATATAAGGGAATAACaacctttattttatcttctttgcgtgtgttatgattctagtatttaattattgattatttccttctttagttaaaccctagaatgagtgtactacttgtatatattcagaccatttgttttgatttgaataataagaaagaagagatattcattctcatatcatttgtcttcagtttactcttttgttcatatATGTTTCcatttgttcatctctgttctattttgtaatacaTAGATATGTAGATATTATGATTTCTATcgtaaaattattttcaacgTAATCTTTAtatagataaagaaatattataaatatgaaattaaatattgtaCATAGGTGGTTCTAgatcaatttttaaatataactttaatattatattaataatttctaacttaattttataaaataaattgtaagaTCTGTAATTAGAAAAACATTACTCTAGACTTTGATCTAATTTAACTTGAAGAGAATATCATCACTTCTATCAACTTGTACAATGTGAAAACTATCTGATTTTAGTACATTTACCCAACTccttaattaaaagaaaataattaataataaagaagattaacaatatatattaataagtgACATAAAACTGCATCGATTTCCTAGTTTAGTTTAATGAAGGTGTGAAGGTGTCAAGATAATACAATTGTGAAACGTGGCCTCATAAGAAAGAagcatataataaaatttacatgCATTAATGAATCTACCCAATCCACTATTCAATATAGAGACATCAATCTACAAAgcactttcttttctttattaaagTCACCCTTTTGATCAATTCCACACCCATGCATGTGGCTGTTTTTGATTGACTCAGTTGCAATTCATATCAAATCATGCATATGATCCCATTATGCAACTTACAACCACCTCTCtaataattcaataataatttCCCCTTTCCCAATATAAAAACTCTCTCTCACCTACCAACACCTCCTCCTTCTCTCTACACATATTTAATTTCCTTAAAACTCCCAATCAAACCTATAAAACAACCCCCCCTTAACCATAAAATGCCAAATATTTAACACATGCCACAATCCAACCTTTTTCCAACACTTTAATATACAGAAAACAAATGAGGAAAACCAAacatttattaacaataaaacaCTACTTGAAATTACTCGTTAAACCAATTTTATAcgttaaaaatattactaaaaaattattaaataataattaattttagaaataaaaaataattaatttaagttaaatactattttataaatttaaaaaattatattttattttattaataaaaatttataaactataatttttaaattggtatctaacaatacaaactattttaaattttaaattaatctttataataattaattaaaatataaattaattaataattaatattaaatattaatttataaatttagaccaataattttttaatttataaaataaaataaaatataattaatataatgattaattatttttttatttttaaatataatttttatctgTTAATTTTTATAGTGTATAATAAAAATCTATTATAAGGTAAGATTATAACGAAACATTTAACtagatatttattatatttgtatatgaagctgaaataagtttttattaattaattgagACCTTGACATGCATAAGGATAATAAGCTTAAATTACTCCATGATGACCTGGTAAAAACATAAAGTCACATGTTTTTCCTTATTCCTTGTGGGTGCTTTGTTTTTGCATTGATACAAATGGGAACAAAGATCAAGTGGGAAAAGTTGATATTAAGAACATACGAGGGTAAATGGTGTGAAAGAGAAAGTGCAAAGAGGTAGAAGCAACTTGAAAAAAGAAAGTTGCGTCGGCAATAACGCGTTGTGTTCAAAGAACGCGGGCTACAGAATAAAAATTGCGGCGAAGTCACGTGTAAAAAAGTCAAACTTTCCTTATTTATACCCACAtcttcattttctctctctctaatCTCTTAAAACATTAGGcaacaagaacaagaacaattTCTAGCATTGTACCATCATGACTGGCAGAGATATCCTCAATATGATGAAGGTCAGCAGAACAAAAAAAACCCATCATGGATTCTTTTGTGCAAACTAAGCATGCCAAGTTGATTCGCATGTTTTCAACTAGTTAGTCTAGTTTGGTTTTATTCCTCGGTGTGCTTTGCAAATGCCAGTTCTTGAGATATTGTGGAGTTTTCTTGAGGTTTCTTGATTTGTTTGCAAGGAATGCAACTTGGATGTTCTTTCGAAAAGTTTCTGCAGTGATTGATATGCTGAGATTTAATTTGGTTCTGCATTTTCTTTCCatgtctttttttctttcttaggAAGTGTATATAGAAGATTTATGTGATGACATCATTGCATATCCAGCATGTGGAGAATCATTAGAAGTGTGTTCACTAGCTTCTCGAATGGCCCTTTTAAATTTCCTGTGCTTGTATAAAGATGAATTGATGTGTTGACTTTTCAATTGGGTGACATAACATTaactttgtgtttagatcaGTGTTCTTGCTCAAATGCATGGCaattaaactgtttttcagttTATTAAAATCAGAACTCCACattttttcatttcaaattaTTGAGTTTCAAGATCGAGCTTTCAAAACAGTGAGACTGAAGATTTACTTTGATCATATGTTTAGGTGAAAGCAGGATTTGGAACATCAGTACCGGAGACAgggaaaggaaaaggaaaaatatcaaaacacaTTACACATGGCTTTCACTTGATGAAGGGAAGATCTGCACATCCCATGGAAGATTATTTAGTTTCAGAATTTAAGCAAGAAAAGGACAGAGAATTAGGCTTGTTTGCAATATTTGATGGCCACTTAGGCCATGATGTTGCAAGCTATTTGCAGAACCATCTTTTTCATAACATCTTGAAACAGGTAAGGCAACTTTCCTATTACATCATTTTGATCACATTCTCATGAGTATGACAAATCTTATATACAGTTCTGGTGGTATCATTTTGATCACATTTTGAATCCTATTATGTGATTACTAAAGTAAAACTTTAATTGGATTGGATAACAAGACTAACACTAACAACATCTAACATCTCAATGTTTTGACAAGTTTGAGAACATCTAATAATGAATACCCTTCTTCTAAACCTACCTCAAGTGATTCTTGTTTAATTCACATTTATGTTTTGTGCAAGCAGCATGACTTTTGGACTGAGACAGAAAACGCAGTGAAGAGGGCTTATCTTGAAACTGATGAGAAAATATTGGAAAAGGCACTTGTGTTGGGGCGAGGAGGGTCAACAGCTGTAACTGCAATACTGATTGATGGTCAGAAGCTTGTAGTAGGAAATGTTGGTGACTCGAGAGCTGTTATTTGTGAGAATGGAAAGGCTAGGCAACTATCTGTAGATCATGAACCAAGCAAGGAAAAGAAATCTATTGAGAGGCGTGGGGGGTTTGTATCAAACATTCCAGGTAAAACCAACTTTTTGAGGTTTTGTAACACACAAAGTGCAACATGTGCATATGCTAAAATGGATATGATTGTGCAAATCCCTGTTTAGcttattaaaacaaattaaaatgaacTTACAAGTTATAACCATGTTCTATGATTCATAGTAATTTTTATAAGTTTAAATAAGTTCTTTCATATGTTCCTTTGGTCTAAAAAGTCATTTGATTTTCAATAACAACAACCCTTTCTTTGAAGGACAGACATGACATGCATTTTGGTTTCAAGAAGAATTGCATTAGAAACTTTCAAAATTGGTAATATAGAACATTTGAATTTATGTTTCCTGCAGGAGATGTCCCTCGAGTAGATGGACAGCTGGCAGTAGCAAGGGCTTTTGGTGATAGGAGCTTGAAGATGCATCTTAGTTCAGAACCTGATGTGTTGGTAGAAGAAGTACTTCATCATACAGAATTTCTTATTCTGGCTAGTGATGGAATATGGAAGGTCACCTTTCTCacaattttctttctctttcactTCCTCATATTCCTTTTAAGTAGTGTTTCTATTCTGGTTTTTAGAAGTAAAAGATACtttgatagaaaaaataattttagggGACACTGTTGAATAGAAGTAGTAGGGAGGGTGGGGGAAGTTGGGGGATTTAGGAATGTATCAAAATCTGAGTGATGGATTTTGCACTTTCTACTTTTGTTTAGATATCCAAAACCCCTTAAATACCTAACAATATTTTCCCATGATGTTTTCAGGTTATGTCAAACCAAGAGGCAGTGGATTCCATTAGGCAAATAAAGGATGCTCAAGCTGCAGCAAAGCACTTGATAGAAGAGGCAGTTTCCAAGAAAAGTAAAGATGATATATCTTGCATAGTTGTGAGGTTTCAATGACATGCTTATGGATTAAGGGAACTTGTTTTCTCAACAAAGAAGGTGCTAGTGGAACATTTAGAATCTTAGATGATGTGTATCTCAGATTAAGTACTTCATGTTCTTTCTTTCCTTAACTAAAATGCTTGTAGAATCTCACAAGCACTGGTTTTGCATATGTATAAAGGGATCCAATAACTTCTGCCTTTTTAATCAGATTTTCTAAACTTGTCTGCTTCTAAATCAATAGTTATCTTATCACCCCTAATTCAATaggaaaattatattttgagaCTCACTGTTAAATAAATCCTTAacagttttattttaataatgaaataattagttagtattttaatttaaaaaataaaaaatatattactaaaatattaatataatatattttcaaatagtTGTTTCTTTGTTGATATCAATGCTCTTTTTCTAATCCTATGTTGGATTATACTACAAGAagatcattaaataaaagacaaaaaataattagttgctatattgactaaattagatactattttagagactaaaatttttgtttggtttctatattagtttttattatggataaatagtttctaaattggtatctaattatctactaaggttttaactaccaattatttagattctaaatttggtagcaaaaacttagtagttaattagataccaatataaaagctatttatcaataatagaaactaatttagaaaccaaaaaaaaatatagtctctaaaatagtatcaaatttagtcaatatagcaattaataattttttgtctctaaaattggtttctatttaatgatttttgttTTCGCCTGCAAACCTCAGTCGAACTCGGGAGTGAGTTCCTTAGCTGAAGTGTTGCTTGGGTGTTGAATCGAGTTGAAGACGCTTTGTGATGAagggggctctacctgttgatcacactctgacgatcaagtcagtgagatcATTCAAACTATAATCTGTATCAGTATTGGGTTCAGAAAAAACTTACCTTTACTCGGGGTCTTAAACCCCTTTTATAGACACTCTTTCAACGATTTTCACCAACCAAAATATTGTTTCAACCAGAATATAATTTCAACCATAATAACATTTTGTTAACGTTCACTTTTATTTTCGAGTGCAATGTCACACCATCCCTAACaacttttatttgtatttaaaagatatatagCCTTTTACTAATTCAACTACTCCTTCTgttattttactttaattacctttttcttATAGAATATCCAACATCTGGGCTGACCTCGTAATGTGTCATTGGACCCATATCTACCCCAAATCGAGCTGGGTATAACTTATCTAACCAAGCTTACCATGCTTAAATGCTTGGGCTGAGGACCCGAGCACGTCCGACCAGTACACAAGTCCCCCAGGCTCGAGCCGAGCTTGACAAGGCAAAGAGGCTCTTCAGTACTAGCGGCTGGCATGACGTTTTCTCAAGGGTAGCTGAGGCGCGATTACCGAAGCATCTCGTGAAAGGACGTCTCACCTTACTAAACATGGAGCTTACACGTGGCACCTGTATCAACGGTGGGGAAACGTTGTCTCTTCATCTTCCTCTTTTGAATATgtgttcctctcttctttcatTTTCATCACACTGTTTCGAACTTCATCTACTTCCAAACCTTTTCTGCTTCCAAAACCTCCTTCAAAACTTCTTCTTTCACCTTTGCGCCACTGCACATCACCGTTGCACCAGGTATTCTTTTCCCACTTAACTCCACTGATGATCATCATTTAGCTTATTGATTGCATTAcgagaaatgtatttttaacttGCGCCAATTCCATTCATTTTTTCATGAACTGCATTCGcattttgtttgtgtttatgCTTTAGTTACTTCGACGATGGATTATAGTTTCGCATATCCTTGGGCTAAGAAAGAACTCCTTAAAGAGACCTCTTACTATACCACCCGTTTATGCATTGGAGAGTTAAGGGATGGTGGGTGCGTTCTGAGTAAAAAGCATGAGGGTTTTGTAAAAACAATAAAGTGTAAGGAAGGGGAACCGATATGCTGTGATGAGTCATCGGACCCTGATGGTCCCTTTTGTTCCTTTTATGctactttcttcaagaaggtcctTCTTCGTCTACCCCTATCTATTTTTGAAAAGGAACTGTTGACCAACCTAAACGTAGCTCCTGCCCAGCTACATCCAAATAGTTGGACATTTATCCGAGCTTTTGTAATTTTGTGTTCACAACTTGAGATTTCGCCGACTGTGGAAGTCTTCTTATAATATTTTGAGGCCAAGCACTCAGGCCGCCAATTGTGGGCTTCCCTAAATGGTGCCTCTGTGAGAGGTTTACTTACCCTCTTCCAGTCAtcctataaatattttaaaggtGGATCTGGGCTTCAACAGGAGATTTGTCCCTACTGGACGACTTTCCCTTGTATTTGACACCCAACCCTAGATTCCAGAGTGCTTGGTGCTTGGAAGATCTGTCTTCAGAGGACCAAGGGATTCGCGAGTTTTTGACAAGTTTGAAAGTTGTCTTTGATACCTCAACGTTATTGACCAAAAATACCTTCCCGGTGCCCTCAAAGCTTACACCAATTGATGGAAGatgcccaagcccatgatagaaaaagcccaaccccaaatacaagttcaagcttcagctcaagccTAACAAATATAGATctgggccaactaagcatcattggatgtcttttttatgtaattaattttgagtatttttagtagaacataaagggaggtgtagatatagatataagaggtgcaaatgtataaagctaagtcacaccttccatgtgacataaaaagaaagtgtaggtgtagatttaggaggtgccaaaaaagaaaccaagtcacacttcccttgtgactaggaattggctccaaattcaaatgcttctcatttgaatttccctccactttcttttgaatttccagccctctaaacactataaataagagggtttggctcatgtatttgcaagattaatatacATAGTGAATAGCTACCAAATTTGagccaatttcacttcttgcccaaaaCCTCTTAAGTTAGGCTATTAATCTTCAACTCTCACCACTCTCATTCCCTACCtagcatgcaccttcaaggtcaccacacctcctaggaggaccttgttcgcTTACACTCCATAGAGCTTCCGCCTTTCATCAACAAATTCTACAAATCATGAAGGAACttctccatcatttggtatcagagccatggtcttcaagagataagtgccttcggttttatttttgtgttcatTCAATTTCGTTTTGTTCTTCATGAATCCttgattgtcttgctgtttttgagTTTGTTTTTGTGTTAGATGTTGTTTTGGTTTAATCCAATCTGTGCATTCATGTTCAATTTGATCTTGAGCTTCCATTTTgccaattttgtgtaggattccatatagatttgtgttcttgttctgtttttggtttatttgagtctttattgcaatttcaatcgatttattttgtgttgccttgagtcattttgatttttgagtccaattgtgttttgtctagtcatgtttctcctaaattgTCATTAATTCAATATAGTGTTGTTTTCGATAATTTTGGTTGCTTGATTTACTTTGAGTCCATTTTTAATCtgaaatttttttatcctttggtgtcttttctttttagatttgagttcatatttgtgtgttagatccatacaaattcttatacatcaattccattgtgttcttgaagtttcttcaaactgtttttaattccaggaTTAGGATCactctattttaattttttgctgGCTGTTTTTtacttatcaaattaaaatccgttgaagaaaaattgtgaaactctggatttacacagattgatgtgttagaaaaacaagaaaaaaaaatcaagtcaaaataaaaaatagaaaaaaaaattataagtcaAAAGAAAAAGGTGTACATCCTGGCGCGGGCAGAGATGGTAATTTGACAacatatttgaaaaatttatcacaattactTGGTGCattgttttggtgtgattccagcgccaaaatTTTGCTAAGATATTGAATtgtttgtggttaaaatttcatactcaaatttcaaatatccagctcagcataaattttcTAAGTCACGCATTCTGTGCCTAAAATTTCCAGtaatactgttttttttttttaatcaattctagtgtcattccttaggttcaatttgtgtgccaccttttATTGAGTGCTTATTTGATTGCTTGTCAAATTTATTCAACATCCTTTCAAGTTGTGTCATACAAATTACTCCATTTGTTGTAGTCTCAttctaaatttgaattgttctttGCTTTAAATTTGTTGACTTCTAATTGTTGGTGTAAGAATTTCAAAGTGGTGCTTGTTAAGTTGGAATTAACCATTGTGGTGAGTCCatccctacttagtaggtactgtttttgAAGATTTAAATTGGCTAACCTTAAGAGGTTAAGGCAAAGGCTGCAACAAATAAGATTACAAATACACACAAACTGTGGGACGCAACAAGAAAGAGTAACAAAAGCCAAGGAGTGCATAATATAGGAAAtctgaaatttaattttgtaattcaAGTTCCCTTGTATTTCCtttgaattttaattacattcaactttgattaattagtggaataattacgtattagacggtgagtgtgtcttcaatggctctaagtttctagaagcctcaccttaggattcGTCTAGTTTTAAAGATTTGTAGTTAGTAATATTTAGTTGTGTTTAGTTAATTGTTTTGCTTTAACTACTTGTTTTGTATTGTTTAATTGATTTGcatttgttttcttgcataaacaagtgtttttcattcttaattgtgatctaagtaaattacttagaaaaatatttgtgaaaagtcttgagggatagattttggcaaggaaagactagGTACTTAGAGGATCCTAGcgatccacctctctttcctggaaagctaccttcattactCTCCTTGTCTTTTTTGGGGTAAATTACTTTAAACACAAAACTTTAACTATGTCTTCTCATTCTCGTCATTCTAATGAAAGTAAGGGAACATCTatcaaatctcttttgaaaaaaCTAGCATAAGATGTTCAAgcactttcatatagacaattgcaacatgagaTCCAACTCAAAGAAAGGGATGCTCAATTTGCTTTGATACAAGATGAGTGGAAAATGGTTAAAGAAAGGAATGAATACAACAAATCAAAAAGATCTTCAAAATTATCTAGCTCTAGGTTGATTgatatatatgataaaaaaaaaagttttagaaTGCATGAGTATTATCAACCTCAACCTAGGAGAGttagagaagaaatgaaagaacTTATGGAAAAAGGAAGAAACTTTATAAacgaag
Encoded here:
- the LOC137827349 gene encoding probable protein phosphatase 2C 58 isoform X2: MPVLEILWSFLEVKAGFGTSVPETGKGKGKISKHITHGFHLMKGRSAHPMEDYLVSEFKQEKDRELGLFAIFDGHLGHDVASYLQNHLFHNILKQHDFWTETENAVKRAYLETDEKILEKALVLGRGGSTAVTAILIDGQKLVVGNVGDSRAVICENGKARQLSVDHEPSKEKKSIERRGGFVSNIPGDVPRVDGQLAVARAFGDRSLKMHLSSEPDVLVEEVLHHTEFLILASDGIWKVMSNQEAVDSIRQIKDAQAAAKHLIEEAVSKKSKDDISCIVVRFQ
- the LOC137827349 gene encoding probable protein phosphatase 2C 58 isoform X3 — its product is MTGRDILNMMKVKAGFGTSVPETGKGKGKISKHITHGFHLMKGRSAHPMEDYLVSEFKQEKDRELGLFAIFDGHLGHDVASYLQNHLFHNILKQHDFWTETENAVKRAYLETDEKILEKALVLGRGGSTAVTAILIDGQKLVVGNVGDSRAVICENGKARQLSVDHEPSKEKKSIERRGGFVSNIPGDVPRVDGQLAVARAFGDRSLKMHLSSEPDVLVEEVLHHTEFLILASDGIWKVMSNQEAVDSIRQIKDAQAAAKHLIEEAVSKKSKDDISCIVVRFQ
- the LOC137827349 gene encoding probable protein phosphatase 2C 58 isoform X1; its protein translation is MFFRKVSAVIDMLRFNLVKAGFGTSVPETGKGKGKISKHITHGFHLMKGRSAHPMEDYLVSEFKQEKDRELGLFAIFDGHLGHDVASYLQNHLFHNILKQHDFWTETENAVKRAYLETDEKILEKALVLGRGGSTAVTAILIDGQKLVVGNVGDSRAVICENGKARQLSVDHEPSKEKKSIERRGGFVSNIPGDVPRVDGQLAVARAFGDRSLKMHLSSEPDVLVEEVLHHTEFLILASDGIWKVMSNQEAVDSIRQIKDAQAAAKHLIEEAVSKKSKDDISCIVVRFQ